In Apium graveolens cultivar Ventura chromosome 10, ASM990537v1, whole genome shotgun sequence, the following are encoded in one genomic region:
- the LOC141690514 gene encoding uncharacterized protein LOC141690514: MKVENLNVFSDSMIVVYQINEGYQAKGPRTELYLKCTQRIIIRFNKVRLELISRKQNEGANELDKLGSHREATLLGVVPLDIQRQRSVPKHEVGSLSNDLGPTWMAPILAYIKDGSLPDEKNEARRIKYKATRYVIYDGVLYRRGFSMPLLKCIDGDDPMASLTSLMSPWPFSMWGIDLIGELPKARGGVEYAVVAVDYFTKWAEAEPLATITLGIQKSFSAVCHPQSNGQIEAVNKVIKHTMKAKLEEKKGTWTEELAQVLWSYNTTP; the protein is encoded by the exons atgaaggtggagaaTTTGAATGTGTTTAGTGACTCCATGATTGTGGTCTATCAGATAAACGAGGGGTATCAAGCCAAGGGGCCGAGAACGGAGCTTTACCTGAAGTGCACGCAGAGGATAATCATAAGGTTCAACAAGGTGAGGCTGGAACTAATCTCGCGCAAGCAGAATGAAGGCGCGAATGAGCTAGATAAACTCGGCTCGCACCGTGAGGCCACCCTGCTAGGGGTCGTGCCCCTTGATATACAGAGGCAGCGTAGTGTGCCTAAGCACGAGGTGGGCAGCCTCAGTAATGACCTCGGCCCTACATGGATGGCACCTATCTTAGCCTACATAAAAGATGGTTCCCTCCCGGACGAAAAGAATGAGGCAAGAAGGATAAAATACAAAGCAACCCGCTATGTGATATATGATGGGGTCTTATATAGAAGAGGGTTCAGCATGCCCCTCCTCAAGTGCATAGATGGGGATGA CCCCATGGCCTCTCtcacatccctcatgagcccTTGGCCCTTCTctatgtggggaattgatctgattGGGGAACTCCCAAAGGCCAGGGGAGGTGTCGAGTATGCGGTTGTTGCAGTAGACTACTtcactaagtgggcagaggcCGAGCCCCTAGCCACTATCACG CTGGGGATTCAAAAAAGCTTCAGCGCAGTTTGCCACCCCCAGAGTAACGGGCAGATAGAGGCCGTTAACAAGGTCATTAAGCATACCATGAAGGCAAAGCTAGAAGAGAAAAAAGGGACATGGACAGAAGAGCTCGCCCAAGTCCTATGGTCTTACAACACGACACCCTGA
- the LOC141690515 gene encoding uncharacterized protein LOC141690515 has protein sequence MVPVEVGAGSFRRDNYDSEANEVNHRIYLDMIEETREDAQIKVAAYQQRTARHYNSKVRARTFKVRDLVLCRVMPNTKVVSHGVFGANWEGPYKIKSVLWEGTYQLNDMQDKLIPRAWNAEHLRKYYQ, from the coding sequence ATGGTGCCCGTTGAAGTGGGGGCAGGATCTTTCCGGAGGGACAACTATGACTCAGAGGCAAATGAGGTCAATCATCGGATCTATTTGGACATGATCGAAGAAACTCGAGAAGATGCTCAGATCAAGGTAGCAGCATATCAGCAGAGGACAGCTAGGCATTACAACAGTAAGGTTAGAGCCCGAACTTTCAAGGTGAGAGATTTGGTTCTGTGCCGGGTCATGCCAAACACCAAGGTGGTGAGTCACGGAGTCTTTGGAGCGAATTGGGAAGGCCCTTACAAGATAAAGTCGGTGCTCTGGGAGGGAACCTACCAACTCAATGATATGCAGGACAAGCTGATCCCGAGAGCCTGGAACGCGGAGCACCTCCGCAAAtattatcagtaa